The following proteins come from a genomic window of Balearica regulorum gibbericeps isolate bBalReg1 chromosome 9, bBalReg1.pri, whole genome shotgun sequence:
- the U2SURP gene encoding U2 snRNP-associated SURP motif-containing protein isoform X4: MADKAPSGSQKASGKVRVPDAHTTGSVDTHPLMESKLKAFSIGKMSAAKRTLSKKEQEELKKKEDEKAAAEIYEEFLAAFEGSDGNKVKTFVRGGIVNASKEEHETDEKRGKIYKPSSRFSDQKNQPSQPSNEKPPSLLMIETKKPTLPKNKNKQTTLPGPLKKGEKEKKKSNLELFKEELKQIQEERDERHKTKGRLSRFEPPQSDSDGQRRSMDAPSRRNRSSVLDDYAPGSHDVGDPSTTNLYLGNINPQMNEEMLCQEFGRFGPLASVKIMWPRTDEERARERNCGFVAFMNRRDAERALKNLNGKMIMSFEMKLGWGKAVPIPPHPIYIPPSMMEHTLPPPPSGLPFNAQPRERLKNPNAPMLPPPKNKEDFEKTLSQAIVKVVIPTERNLLALIHRMIEFVVREGPMFEAMIMNREINNPMFRFLFENQTPAHVYYRWKLYSILQGDAPTKWRTEDFRMFKNGSFWRPPPLNPYLHGMSEEQETEAFVEEQNKKGALKEEQRDKLEEILRGLTPRKNDIGDAMVFCLNNAEAAEEIVDCITESLSILKTPLPKKIARLYLVSDVLYNSSAKVANASYYRKFFETKLCQIFSDLNATYRTIQGHLQSENFKQRVMTCFRAWEDWAIYPEPFLIKLQNIFLGLVNIMEDKETEEVPDDLDGAPIEEELDGAPLEDVDGIPIDAAPIDDLDGVPIKSLDDDLDGVPLDTAEDSKKNEPIFKVAPSKWEAVDESELEAQAVTTSKWELFDQHEESEEEEIQNQEEESEDEEDTQSSKSEEQHMYSNPIKEEMPESKSSVKYSEMSEEKRAKLREIELKVMKFQDELESGKRPKKPGQSFQEQVEHYRDKLLQREKEKELERERDRDKKDKEKSDSRSKDKKEKEECTPTRKERKRRHSTSPSPSRSSGSRRAKSPSPKSERSERSERSHKESSRSRSSHKDSPRDVSKKAKRSPSGSRTPKRSRRSRSRSPKKSGKKSRSQSRSPHRSHKKSKKSKH; encoded by the exons GAGGATGAGAAGGCTGCTGCAGAAATTTATGAAGAATTCCTTGCTGCCTTTGAAGGAAGTGATGGGaataaagtgaaaacatttgtaaGAGGAGGAATTGTTAATGCATCTAAAG AGGAGcatgaaacagatgaaaaacgTGGTAAAATCTATAAGCCTTCATCACGATTTTCAGatcaaaaaaatcaaccaaGCCAGCCATCTAATGAGAAGCCTCCATCCCTCTTAATGATAGAAACCAAAAAGCCT ACACtccccaaaaacaaaaacaaacaaacaactttgcCTGGG ccattgaagaaaggagagaaggaaaagaaaaagagtaatttggaactttttaaagaagaattaaagCA AATACAAGAGGAGCGTGATGAAAGACATAAAACAAAAGGTAGACTGAGTCGTTTTGAACCACCTCAGTCGGATTCAGATGGCCAGCGTCGTTCAA TGGATGCTCCTTCAAGAAGAAACAGATCATCTG TACTGGATGATTATGCACCAGGGTCACATGATGTTGGCGATCCAAGCACAACAAATTTGTATCTTGGAAACATTAATCCTCAA ATGAATGAAGAGATGTTATGTCAAGAATTTGGACGCTTTGGACCATTAGCGAGTGTTAAAATTATGTGGCCGAGAACTgatgaagaaagagcaagagaaagaaattgtgGCTTTGTTGCCTTCATGaacaggagagatgctgaaagagcattaaagaatttaaatg GCAAGATGATTATGTCGTTTGAGATGAAGCTAGGCTGGGGCAAAGCTGTACCTATACCACCACATCCAATATACATTCCGCCTTCCATGATGGAGCATACCCTCCCGCCTCCTCCGTCAGGACTGCCTTTTAACGCGCAGCCTAGGGAGAGATTGAAGAATCCTAATGCTCCAATGCTGCCGCCACCAAAAAACAAGGAAGATTTTGAGAAG ACTCTGTCGCAAGCCATAGTCAAAGTGGTTATCCCAACAGAAAG GAATTTGCTCGCTTTGATACATCGAATGATAGAGTTTGTGGTACGGGAAGGGCCTATGTTTGAAGCCATGATCATGAACCGAGAAATCAACAATCCAATGTTCAG gtttttatttgaaaaccaGACTCCAGCCCATGTATATTATAGGTGGAAGCTTTATTCAATTCTTCAG ggaGATGCTCCAACCAAGTGGAGGACAGAAGATTTCCGTATGTTCAAAAATGGATCATTCTGGAGGCCACCACCATTGAATCCATACTTGCATGGGATGTCAGAAGAGCAAGAAACGGAAGCATTTGTGGAGGAACAAAACAAGAAGGGTGCACTTAAGGAAGA ACAGAGGGACAAATTAGAGGAAATTCTGCGTGGATTAACACCTCGGAAGAATGATATTGGTGATGCAATGGTTTTCTGTCTAAATAatgcggaagctgctgaagaaattgTAGACTGCATTACAGAATCACTGTCCATTCTGAAGACTCCTCTTCCTAAGAAG ATTGCAAGATTATATCTAGTGTCGGATGTGCTATACAACTCTTCAGCTAAAGTTGCCAATGCTTCCTACTATAGAAAATT ttttgaaacaaaattatgtcAGATATTCTCTGATCTCAATGCTACTTACCGTACAATACAAGGCCATTTACAGTCTGAAAATTTCAAG CAACGGGTAATGACATGCTTCCGAGCATGGGAAGACTGGGCGATCTATCCAGAACCATTTCTGATCAaactacagaatatttttctgggGCTTGTAAATATCATGGAAGATAAAGAAACAGAG gaaGTACCAGATGATCTTGATGGTGCTCCCATTGAGGAAGAGCTTGATGGTGCTCCACTAGAAGATGTGGATGGAATTCCTATTGATGCTGCTCCTATTGATGATCTGGATGGAGTCCCAATTAAATCGCTGGATGACGATCTTGATGGAGTTCCTT TGGATACAGCTGAAGACTCAAAAAAGAATGAGCCTATATTTAAAGTTGCCCCTTCGAAGTGGGAAGCAGTGGATGAATCGGAACTGGAAGCTCAAG CTGTTACTACTTCTAAGTGGGAGCTTTTTGACCAACATGAAGaatctgaggaggaagaaattcagaa tcaagaagaagaaagtgaagatGAGGAAGACACTCAGAGTTCTAAGTCAGAAGAGCAACACATGTATTCCAATCCTATTAAAGAAGAAATGCCTGAATCCAAATCATCAGtcaaatattcagaaatgaGTGAAGAAAAGCGTGCCAAACTCCGAGAGATAGAG CTTAAGGTGATGAAGTTTCAGGATGAGTTAGAGTCTGGGAAAAGACCCAAGAAACCAGGCCAGAGTTTTCAGGAACAGGTTGAACACTATAGAGACAAGCTGCTCCAGAGG gaaaaagaaaaagagttggAAAGAGAACGGGACAGAGACAAAAAGGACAAGGAGAAATCTGATTCCAGGTCCAAAgataagaaggaaaaggaggaatgtACACCAACAAGAAAAGAGAG GAAAAGACGACACAGTACTTCACCTAGCCCATCTCGCAGCAGTGGCAGTAGACGAGCAAAATCTCCATCACCAAAATCAGAACGCTCAGAGCGCTCTGAACGGTCCCACAAAGAGAGTTCACGTTCTCGATCATCACACAAAGATTCTCCCAGAGATGTCAGCAAAAAAGCCAAAAG GTCACCATCTGGTTCCAGGACACCCAAAAGATCAAGAAGATCACGATCCAGATCCCCTAAAAAGTCAGGGAAAAAATCCAGGTCTCAGTCCCGTTCTCCTCACAGATCTCACAAGaagtcaaagaaaagcaaacactga
- the U2SURP gene encoding U2 snRNP-associated SURP motif-containing protein isoform X5: protein MADKAPSGSQKASGKVRVPDAHTTGSVDTHPLMESKLKAFSIGKMSAAKRTLSKKEQEELKKKEDEKAAAEIYEEFLAAFEGSDGNKVKTFVRGGIVNASKEEHETDEKRGKIYKPSSRFSDQKNQPSQPSNEKPPSLLMIETKKPPLKKGEKEKKKSNLELFKEELKQIQEERDERHKTKGRLSRFEPPQSDSDGQRRSMDAPSRRNRSSGVLDDYAPGSHDVGDPSTTNLYLGNINPQMNEEMLCQEFGRFGPLASVKIMWPRTDEERARERNCGFVAFMNRRDAERALKNLNGKMIMSFEMKLGWGKAVPIPPHPIYIPPSMMEHTLPPPPSGLPFNAQPRERLKNPNAPMLPPPKNKEDFEKTLSQAIVKVVIPTERNLLALIHRMIEFVVREGPMFEAMIMNREINNPMFRFLFENQTPAHVYYRWKLYSILQANAPTKWRTEDFRMFKNGSFWRPPPLNPYLHGMSEEQETEAFVEEQNKKGALKEEQRDKLEEILRGLTPRKNDIGDAMVFCLNNAEAAEEIVDCITESLSILKTPLPKKIARLYLVSDVLYNSSAKVANASYYRKFFETKLCQIFSDLNATYRTIQGHLQSENFKQRVMTCFRAWEDWAIYPEPFLIKLQNIFLGLVNIMEDKETEEVPDDLDGAPIEEELDGAPLEDVDGIPIDAAPIDDLDGVPIKSLDDDLDGVPLDTAEDSKKNEPIFKVAPSKWEAVDESELEAQAVTTSKWELFDQHEESEEEEIQNQEEESEDEEDTQSSKSEEQHMYSNPIKEEMPESKSSVKYSEMSEEKRAKLREIELKVMKFQDELESGKRPKKPGQSFQEQVEHYRDKLLQREKEKELERERDRDKKDKEKSDSRSKDKKEKEECTPTRKERKRRHSTSPSPSRSSGSRRAKSPSPKSERSERSERSHKESSRSRSSHKDSPRDVSKKAKRSPSGSRTPKRSRRSRSRSPKKSGKKSRSQSRSPHRSHKKSKKSKH from the exons GAGGATGAGAAGGCTGCTGCAGAAATTTATGAAGAATTCCTTGCTGCCTTTGAAGGAAGTGATGGGaataaagtgaaaacatttgtaaGAGGAGGAATTGTTAATGCATCTAAAG AGGAGcatgaaacagatgaaaaacgTGGTAAAATCTATAAGCCTTCATCACGATTTTCAGatcaaaaaaatcaaccaaGCCAGCCATCTAATGAGAAGCCTCCATCCCTCTTAATGATAGAAACCAAAAAGCCT ccattgaagaaaggagagaaggaaaagaaaaagagtaatttggaactttttaaagaagaattaaagCA AATACAAGAGGAGCGTGATGAAAGACATAAAACAAAAGGTAGACTGAGTCGTTTTGAACCACCTCAGTCGGATTCAGATGGCCAGCGTCGTTCAA TGGATGCTCCTTCAAGAAGAAACAGATCATCTGGTG TACTGGATGATTATGCACCAGGGTCACATGATGTTGGCGATCCAAGCACAACAAATTTGTATCTTGGAAACATTAATCCTCAA ATGAATGAAGAGATGTTATGTCAAGAATTTGGACGCTTTGGACCATTAGCGAGTGTTAAAATTATGTGGCCGAGAACTgatgaagaaagagcaagagaaagaaattgtgGCTTTGTTGCCTTCATGaacaggagagatgctgaaagagcattaaagaatttaaatg GCAAGATGATTATGTCGTTTGAGATGAAGCTAGGCTGGGGCAAAGCTGTACCTATACCACCACATCCAATATACATTCCGCCTTCCATGATGGAGCATACCCTCCCGCCTCCTCCGTCAGGACTGCCTTTTAACGCGCAGCCTAGGGAGAGATTGAAGAATCCTAATGCTCCAATGCTGCCGCCACCAAAAAACAAGGAAGATTTTGAGAAG ACTCTGTCGCAAGCCATAGTCAAAGTGGTTATCCCAACAGAAAG GAATTTGCTCGCTTTGATACATCGAATGATAGAGTTTGTGGTACGGGAAGGGCCTATGTTTGAAGCCATGATCATGAACCGAGAAATCAACAATCCAATGTTCAG gtttttatttgaaaaccaGACTCCAGCCCATGTATATTATAGGTGGAAGCTTTATTCAATTCTTCAGGCAA ATGCTCCAACCAAGTGGAGGACAGAAGATTTCCGTATGTTCAAAAATGGATCATTCTGGAGGCCACCACCATTGAATCCATACTTGCATGGGATGTCAGAAGAGCAAGAAACGGAAGCATTTGTGGAGGAACAAAACAAGAAGGGTGCACTTAAGGAAGA ACAGAGGGACAAATTAGAGGAAATTCTGCGTGGATTAACACCTCGGAAGAATGATATTGGTGATGCAATGGTTTTCTGTCTAAATAatgcggaagctgctgaagaaattgTAGACTGCATTACAGAATCACTGTCCATTCTGAAGACTCCTCTTCCTAAGAAG ATTGCAAGATTATATCTAGTGTCGGATGTGCTATACAACTCTTCAGCTAAAGTTGCCAATGCTTCCTACTATAGAAAATT ttttgaaacaaaattatgtcAGATATTCTCTGATCTCAATGCTACTTACCGTACAATACAAGGCCATTTACAGTCTGAAAATTTCAAG CAACGGGTAATGACATGCTTCCGAGCATGGGAAGACTGGGCGATCTATCCAGAACCATTTCTGATCAaactacagaatatttttctgggGCTTGTAAATATCATGGAAGATAAAGAAACAGAG gaaGTACCAGATGATCTTGATGGTGCTCCCATTGAGGAAGAGCTTGATGGTGCTCCACTAGAAGATGTGGATGGAATTCCTATTGATGCTGCTCCTATTGATGATCTGGATGGAGTCCCAATTAAATCGCTGGATGACGATCTTGATGGAGTTCCTT TGGATACAGCTGAAGACTCAAAAAAGAATGAGCCTATATTTAAAGTTGCCCCTTCGAAGTGGGAAGCAGTGGATGAATCGGAACTGGAAGCTCAAG CTGTTACTACTTCTAAGTGGGAGCTTTTTGACCAACATGAAGaatctgaggaggaagaaattcagaa tcaagaagaagaaagtgaagatGAGGAAGACACTCAGAGTTCTAAGTCAGAAGAGCAACACATGTATTCCAATCCTATTAAAGAAGAAATGCCTGAATCCAAATCATCAGtcaaatattcagaaatgaGTGAAGAAAAGCGTGCCAAACTCCGAGAGATAGAG CTTAAGGTGATGAAGTTTCAGGATGAGTTAGAGTCTGGGAAAAGACCCAAGAAACCAGGCCAGAGTTTTCAGGAACAGGTTGAACACTATAGAGACAAGCTGCTCCAGAGG gaaaaagaaaaagagttggAAAGAGAACGGGACAGAGACAAAAAGGACAAGGAGAAATCTGATTCCAGGTCCAAAgataagaaggaaaaggaggaatgtACACCAACAAGAAAAGAGAG GAAAAGACGACACAGTACTTCACCTAGCCCATCTCGCAGCAGTGGCAGTAGACGAGCAAAATCTCCATCACCAAAATCAGAACGCTCAGAGCGCTCTGAACGGTCCCACAAAGAGAGTTCACGTTCTCGATCATCACACAAAGATTCTCCCAGAGATGTCAGCAAAAAAGCCAAAAG GTCACCATCTGGTTCCAGGACACCCAAAAGATCAAGAAGATCACGATCCAGATCCCCTAAAAAGTCAGGGAAAAAATCCAGGTCTCAGTCCCGTTCTCCTCACAGATCTCACAAGaagtcaaagaaaagcaaacactga
- the U2SURP gene encoding U2 snRNP-associated SURP motif-containing protein isoform X6 — protein sequence MADKAPSGSQKASGKVRVPDAHTTGSVDTHPLMESKLKAFSIGKMSAAKRTLSKKEQEELKKKEDEKAAAEIYEEFLAAFEGSDGNKVKTFVRGGIVNASKEEHETDEKRGKIYKPSSRFSDQKNQPSQPSNEKPPSLLMIETKKPPLKKGEKEKKKSNLELFKEELKQIQEERDERHKTKGRLSRFEPPQSDSDGQRRSMDAPSRRNRSSGVLDDYAPGSHDVGDPSTTNLYLGNINPQMNEEMLCQEFGRFGPLASVKIMWPRTDEERARERNCGFVAFMNRRDAERALKNLNGKMIMSFEMKLGWGKAVPIPPHPIYIPPSMMEHTLPPPPSGLPFNAQPRERLKNPNAPMLPPPKNKEDFEKTLSQAIVKVVIPTERNLLALIHRMIEFVVREGPMFEAMIMNREINNPMFRFLFENQTPAHVYYRWKLYSILQGDAPTKWRTEDFRMFKNGSFWRPPPLNPYLHGMSEEQETEAFVEEQNKKGALKEEQRDKLEEILRGLTPRKNDIGDAMVFCLNNAEAAEEIVDCITESLSILKTPLPKKIARLYLVSDVLYNSSAKVANASYYRKFFETKLCQIFSDLNATYRTIQGHLQSENFKQRVMTCFRAWEDWAIYPEPFLIKLQNIFLGLVNIMEDKETEEVPDDLDGAPIEEELDGAPLEDVDGIPIDAAPIDDLDGVPIKSLDDDLDGVPLDTAEDSKKNEPIFKVAPSKWEAVDESELEAQAVTTSKWELFDQHEESEEEEIQNQEEESEDEEDTQSSKSEEQHMYSNPIKEEMPESKSSVKYSEMSEEKRAKLREIELKVMKFQDELESGKRPKKPGQSFQEQVEHYRDKLLQREKEKELERERDRDKKDKEKSDSRSKDKKEKEECTPTRKERKRRHSTSPSPSRSSGSRRAKSPSPKSERSERSERSHKESSRSRSSHKDSPRDVSKKAKRSPSGSRTPKRSRRSRSRSPKKSGKKSRSQSRSPHRSHKKSKKSKH from the exons GAGGATGAGAAGGCTGCTGCAGAAATTTATGAAGAATTCCTTGCTGCCTTTGAAGGAAGTGATGGGaataaagtgaaaacatttgtaaGAGGAGGAATTGTTAATGCATCTAAAG AGGAGcatgaaacagatgaaaaacgTGGTAAAATCTATAAGCCTTCATCACGATTTTCAGatcaaaaaaatcaaccaaGCCAGCCATCTAATGAGAAGCCTCCATCCCTCTTAATGATAGAAACCAAAAAGCCT ccattgaagaaaggagagaaggaaaagaaaaagagtaatttggaactttttaaagaagaattaaagCA AATACAAGAGGAGCGTGATGAAAGACATAAAACAAAAGGTAGACTGAGTCGTTTTGAACCACCTCAGTCGGATTCAGATGGCCAGCGTCGTTCAA TGGATGCTCCTTCAAGAAGAAACAGATCATCTGGTG TACTGGATGATTATGCACCAGGGTCACATGATGTTGGCGATCCAAGCACAACAAATTTGTATCTTGGAAACATTAATCCTCAA ATGAATGAAGAGATGTTATGTCAAGAATTTGGACGCTTTGGACCATTAGCGAGTGTTAAAATTATGTGGCCGAGAACTgatgaagaaagagcaagagaaagaaattgtgGCTTTGTTGCCTTCATGaacaggagagatgctgaaagagcattaaagaatttaaatg GCAAGATGATTATGTCGTTTGAGATGAAGCTAGGCTGGGGCAAAGCTGTACCTATACCACCACATCCAATATACATTCCGCCTTCCATGATGGAGCATACCCTCCCGCCTCCTCCGTCAGGACTGCCTTTTAACGCGCAGCCTAGGGAGAGATTGAAGAATCCTAATGCTCCAATGCTGCCGCCACCAAAAAACAAGGAAGATTTTGAGAAG ACTCTGTCGCAAGCCATAGTCAAAGTGGTTATCCCAACAGAAAG GAATTTGCTCGCTTTGATACATCGAATGATAGAGTTTGTGGTACGGGAAGGGCCTATGTTTGAAGCCATGATCATGAACCGAGAAATCAACAATCCAATGTTCAG gtttttatttgaaaaccaGACTCCAGCCCATGTATATTATAGGTGGAAGCTTTATTCAATTCTTCAG ggaGATGCTCCAACCAAGTGGAGGACAGAAGATTTCCGTATGTTCAAAAATGGATCATTCTGGAGGCCACCACCATTGAATCCATACTTGCATGGGATGTCAGAAGAGCAAGAAACGGAAGCATTTGTGGAGGAACAAAACAAGAAGGGTGCACTTAAGGAAGA ACAGAGGGACAAATTAGAGGAAATTCTGCGTGGATTAACACCTCGGAAGAATGATATTGGTGATGCAATGGTTTTCTGTCTAAATAatgcggaagctgctgaagaaattgTAGACTGCATTACAGAATCACTGTCCATTCTGAAGACTCCTCTTCCTAAGAAG ATTGCAAGATTATATCTAGTGTCGGATGTGCTATACAACTCTTCAGCTAAAGTTGCCAATGCTTCCTACTATAGAAAATT ttttgaaacaaaattatgtcAGATATTCTCTGATCTCAATGCTACTTACCGTACAATACAAGGCCATTTACAGTCTGAAAATTTCAAG CAACGGGTAATGACATGCTTCCGAGCATGGGAAGACTGGGCGATCTATCCAGAACCATTTCTGATCAaactacagaatatttttctgggGCTTGTAAATATCATGGAAGATAAAGAAACAGAG gaaGTACCAGATGATCTTGATGGTGCTCCCATTGAGGAAGAGCTTGATGGTGCTCCACTAGAAGATGTGGATGGAATTCCTATTGATGCTGCTCCTATTGATGATCTGGATGGAGTCCCAATTAAATCGCTGGATGACGATCTTGATGGAGTTCCTT TGGATACAGCTGAAGACTCAAAAAAGAATGAGCCTATATTTAAAGTTGCCCCTTCGAAGTGGGAAGCAGTGGATGAATCGGAACTGGAAGCTCAAG CTGTTACTACTTCTAAGTGGGAGCTTTTTGACCAACATGAAGaatctgaggaggaagaaattcagaa tcaagaagaagaaagtgaagatGAGGAAGACACTCAGAGTTCTAAGTCAGAAGAGCAACACATGTATTCCAATCCTATTAAAGAAGAAATGCCTGAATCCAAATCATCAGtcaaatattcagaaatgaGTGAAGAAAAGCGTGCCAAACTCCGAGAGATAGAG CTTAAGGTGATGAAGTTTCAGGATGAGTTAGAGTCTGGGAAAAGACCCAAGAAACCAGGCCAGAGTTTTCAGGAACAGGTTGAACACTATAGAGACAAGCTGCTCCAGAGG gaaaaagaaaaagagttggAAAGAGAACGGGACAGAGACAAAAAGGACAAGGAGAAATCTGATTCCAGGTCCAAAgataagaaggaaaaggaggaatgtACACCAACAAGAAAAGAGAG GAAAAGACGACACAGTACTTCACCTAGCCCATCTCGCAGCAGTGGCAGTAGACGAGCAAAATCTCCATCACCAAAATCAGAACGCTCAGAGCGCTCTGAACGGTCCCACAAAGAGAGTTCACGTTCTCGATCATCACACAAAGATTCTCCCAGAGATGTCAGCAAAAAAGCCAAAAG GTCACCATCTGGTTCCAGGACACCCAAAAGATCAAGAAGATCACGATCCAGATCCCCTAAAAAGTCAGGGAAAAAATCCAGGTCTCAGTCCCGTTCTCCTCACAGATCTCACAAGaagtcaaagaaaagcaaacactga